A section of the Methanoregula sp. genome encodes:
- the pyrF gene encoding orotidine-5'-phosphate decarboxylase yields the protein MTDLILALDATEKKTALAIAEACAPHIDAIKLGYPLVLSCGLAIADEMAEYDIPLIADFKVADIPNTNRLIAEQVFEAGFSSIICHGFVGKDSVIACVETAFESGGACYVVAEMSHPGATGFFHGGTAEKIAELAMECGADGIIAPATRPERVKILRGIVGRRKILSPGVGAQGGDAGTIANLVDGIIVGRAIYEAEDPAKAAQAFAQIRSK from the coding sequence ATGACTGACCTGATCCTCGCACTGGACGCAACGGAGAAGAAAACAGCTTTAGCAATAGCGGAAGCCTGTGCTCCCCATATCGATGCCATCAAGCTCGGCTACCCGCTGGTACTCTCATGCGGACTTGCGATTGCAGACGAGATGGCAGAGTATGACATCCCGCTCATCGCGGATTTCAAGGTTGCAGATATCCCCAACACCAACCGGCTAATCGCCGAGCAGGTCTTCGAGGCCGGGTTCTCTTCGATCATCTGCCACGGGTTTGTAGGAAAAGATTCGGTGATTGCCTGTGTCGAGACTGCATTCGAGAGCGGGGGGGCGTGCTACGTGGTAGCCGAGATGAGCCATCCCGGCGCAACCGGTTTTTTTCATGGCGGCACTGCAGAGAAGATCGCAGAACTCGCCATGGAATGCGGGGCGGACGGAATTATCGCCCCTGCCACCCGGCCGGAGCGGGTGAAAATCTTAAGAGGTATCGTAGGCAGGCGGAAGATCCTTTCACCGGGGGTCGGGGCGCAGGGCGGGGATGCCGGTACCATTGCAAACCTTGTTGACGGAATTATCGTTGGCCGCGCGATCTATGAGGCGGAAGACCCGGCGAAAGCCGCACAGGCTTTTGCTCAGATCCGCTCGAAGTAA
- a CDS encoding S-layer protein, whose translation MNINNKRTQKENTGTSNYPLKQERGNNLLWSIIIIGIAALFIATAPASAGNQYMAGSPELSASLSGTNEFSPGKEVLVAVVIENTGLNQFKFQKTGTIDRDDLPNTAKFLTVTLEAGNSPLIIKSDPQMLGDLKASGTATSKFTVRIPSDTPSGTYELPVKLNYTYLYTAEQYGTDTIEYSYKTKEETFQIPITIKPDVRIRIVSADIQLLNAGTEGSIRLDVKNIGQEDAKKAIIIIARNDGSPVVPTEGSAYIGDFPSGGIATAVFKASVADSAEAQNYPLDVCVKYENREGDTISSDIETIGVPVGRKTEFVIVSDPETLTPGQKKVITVTYKNTGGAIAHQAQARVSMVDPFTSNDDTAYLGDIAPGESKEASFLITVAGTATQKQYGIDSEIRYRDAFDNQKTSDPIKLGLNVDKGTDFVDGLLKNPLALAVIALVILGIGYVIYRRNKSR comes from the coding sequence ATGAACATCAATAACAAGAGAACACAGAAGGAAAACACCGGCACTAGTAATTACCCGCTCAAACAGGAGCGGGGCAACAACCTGCTCTGGTCGATAATTATCATCGGTATTGCAGCATTGTTTATTGCAACTGCTCCCGCCAGTGCAGGAAACCAGTATATGGCAGGAAGCCCGGAACTTTCCGCATCCCTTTCGGGAACCAATGAATTTTCACCCGGCAAAGAAGTCCTGGTTGCCGTAGTAATCGAAAACACTGGATTGAACCAGTTTAAATTCCAAAAAACCGGTACCATTGACCGGGATGATCTTCCAAATACGGCAAAATTCCTCACGGTTACACTTGAAGCCGGGAATTCACCGCTTATTATCAAGTCAGATCCCCAGATGCTCGGGGACCTGAAAGCCAGCGGAACGGCAACCAGCAAATTCACGGTCAGGATTCCTTCGGATACGCCTTCGGGAACCTACGAACTTCCGGTAAAACTGAATTATACGTATCTGTACACTGCAGAACAATACGGTACTGATACTATCGAGTATTCGTATAAGACCAAGGAAGAAACATTTCAGATCCCCATTACGATAAAACCGGATGTCCGGATTCGTATAGTTTCTGCAGATATCCAGCTCCTGAACGCCGGTACCGAAGGATCGATACGCCTCGATGTGAAAAATATCGGCCAGGAAGATGCAAAGAAAGCAATCATTATTATCGCACGGAATGACGGGAGTCCGGTAGTCCCCACCGAAGGTAGCGCCTATATCGGTGACTTTCCTTCCGGGGGAATAGCAACCGCAGTCTTCAAAGCATCGGTAGCAGACAGTGCAGAGGCCCAGAACTACCCGCTCGATGTGTGCGTAAAATACGAGAACAGAGAGGGTGATACAATCTCATCGGATATCGAAACAATCGGTGTGCCGGTTGGCAGGAAAACCGAATTTGTCATCGTTTCAGACCCTGAAACCTTAACCCCCGGCCAGAAGAAAGTGATCACGGTCACCTACAAGAACACCGGTGGCGCAATTGCACATCAGGCACAGGCCCGCGTGAGCATGGTCGATCCGTTCACCAGCAATGATGATACTGCCTACCTCGGGGACATCGCACCCGGTGAGAGCAAAGAGGCATCGTTTCTCATAACCGTAGCCGGGACAGCAACACAGAAACAATACGGGATTGATTCAGAAATCCGGTACCGTGATGCGTTTGATAACCAGAAAACATCTGATCCGATAAAACTGGGTCTGAACGTGGACAAGGGTACGGATTTTGTTGACGGGTTATTAAAAAACCCGCTTGCACTTGCAGTGATTGCCCTTGTGATACTGGGAATCGGCTACGTCATCTACCGCAGGAACAAATCCCGGTGA
- a CDS encoding adenosylcobinamide amidohydrolase, with translation MRYYTDTNTLFIRGTFRAASTGIKGGIRPVFTLFNHTVAAGWDHTGPEKELAMVAAGAGLAPDFFGLVTSVPVQQCCVLQYDFVTVFITAGIRREPPETAGTINIIVTSTEGMEDAALLETIMVATEAKTEALAALGLPLSGTPTDAVIVACEGSVKHRYAGRLTGTGRSVRAAILHGIPHAVQHHDCDSKNDQPSFFIFSRFKGEHWVEWTPHNCPYYPCHFAGQNCDFCYCPFYPCGDESLGQWAAGSNGNKVWNCAGCTLLHEPAIADYLKTFPSALLPELKLKKR, from the coding sequence ATGAGATATTACACTGATACCAATACTCTTTTTATCCGCGGGACGTTCCGCGCTGCAAGTACCGGCATCAAAGGCGGTATTCGACCGGTTTTTACCCTGTTCAACCACACGGTTGCCGCGGGCTGGGACCATACCGGGCCGGAAAAGGAACTGGCAATGGTCGCGGCAGGAGCCGGGCTTGCACCGGACTTTTTCGGGCTGGTCACTTCGGTTCCGGTACAGCAGTGCTGCGTGCTCCAGTATGACTTTGTGACGGTCTTTATCACTGCGGGAATCCGGCGCGAACCGCCCGAAACAGCCGGGACCATAAACATCATTGTCACCAGCACCGAGGGCATGGAGGACGCGGCCCTGCTCGAAACGATCATGGTGGCAACCGAGGCAAAGACAGAAGCTCTTGCCGCGCTTGGCCTCCCGCTGAGCGGCACACCGACCGATGCGGTGATCGTGGCCTGCGAAGGGAGTGTTAAGCACCGGTATGCCGGGCGGCTGACCGGGACCGGCCGCTCTGTGCGTGCCGCCATACTCCACGGTATCCCGCATGCAGTCCAGCATCACGATTGCGACAGTAAGAACGATCAGCCGTCATTTTTTATTTTCAGCCGGTTCAAGGGAGAGCACTGGGTGGAATGGACACCGCACAACTGCCCTTATTATCCCTGCCACTTTGCCGGGCAGAACTGCGACTTCTGTTACTGCCCGTTCTACCCGTGCGGAGACGAGAGTCTCGGGCAATGGGCTGCGGGCTCCAATGGAAATAAAGTCTGGAACTGTGCGGGATGCACGCTTCTCCACGAACCGGCAATCGCCGATTACCTGAAAACATTTCCTTCGGCCTTGCTACCGGAGCTTAAACTGAAAAAAAGGTGA
- the nrdD gene encoding anaerobic ribonucleoside-triphosphate reductase gives MDWSAEQRKLAQKYKSVNEIPEKERKYKCHTCHLIVEESPCPNCNETHLEIMCPLDHCHCSHEIMSGIEYCPLCGKAVCPECGSHDVTQISRVTGYLQDVSGWNAGKQQELKDRTRYSVA, from the coding sequence ATGGATTGGTCGGCAGAACAACGGAAACTGGCACAGAAATACAAGAGTGTGAACGAGATTCCGGAAAAGGAACGCAAATACAAGTGCCACACCTGCCATCTCATCGTTGAGGAAAGCCCGTGCCCGAATTGTAATGAGACACATCTTGAGATCATGTGCCCGCTTGACCACTGTCACTGCTCCCACGAGATCATGTCGGGAATCGAATACTGCCCCTTGTGCGGCAAGGCTGTCTGCCCGGAGTGCGGATCCCATGACGTCACCCAGATCAGCAGGGTAACCGGTTACCTGCAGGATGTATCCGGCTGGAACGCCGGCAAACAGCAGGAACTCAAAGACCGGACACGCTATTCGGTTGCATGA
- a CDS encoding DUF308 domain-containing protein — protein MEPEILTKGGLLARGIFALIIGILCFTLPVGMQAVFAYIIGIFLLIISLVTGAISLSEDGRVHWGVLILSLIGVIIALLMFISPFAMFIALTILIAAWAIITGIAELAIAFSLKELPFRVLLGISGFFAILFGILIGFAPLPTEGSLILILLLGIYCLFSGIISIIAGLFMKKGEAVIAY, from the coding sequence ATGGAACCTGAAATTCTGACAAAGGGCGGACTTCTGGCCCGCGGTATTTTTGCCCTGATCATCGGCATACTCTGCTTTACGCTCCCGGTGGGAATGCAGGCAGTGTTTGCCTATATCATCGGGATTTTCTTATTGATCATCTCGCTTGTCACCGGCGCAATCTCCCTCAGCGAAGATGGCAGGGTGCACTGGGGGGTGCTCATCCTCTCCCTTATTGGCGTGATCATCGCACTCCTCATGTTCATCTCGCCGTTTGCGATGTTCATTGCGTTAACCATCCTGATCGCCGCGTGGGCGATCATTACCGGCATTGCGGAACTGGCTATTGCATTCTCCTTAAAGGAATTGCCATTCCGGGTTCTGCTGGGCATCAGCGGTTTTTTCGCCATACTGTTCGGTATCCTGATAGGATTTGCCCCGCTCCCGACCGAGGGATCGCTCATCCTGATACTGCTTCTGGGTATCTACTGTCTCTTCTCGGGTATCATCAGCATCATCGCGGGCCTGTTCATGAAAAAAGGCGAAGCGGTGATTGCGTACTGA
- a CDS encoding nucleic acid-binding protein, with protein MSTPAREMGRKEGSFEREPARRVFASELRECRYQFKDGEDEKSPTFVLLPTGERCNRIFIVGTLTEKQRQGDQNIFYRGRVVDPTGTFFIMAGSYQPEAMQQLAKIETPAFVAVIGKPSLYKKDEASAPMVSVRVESINVVDKETRDLWVLDTAERTLDRIEAFAAGTAPDVVKAKEQYPTMDPVTFRKIAYDALAQIKI; from the coding sequence ATGAGCACGCCCGCACGCGAGATGGGAAGAAAAGAGGGCTCATTCGAGCGCGAACCGGCACGACGGGTTTTTGCCAGCGAGCTGCGGGAGTGCCGGTACCAGTTCAAGGATGGCGAGGACGAGAAGAGCCCGACGTTTGTCCTGCTCCCGACCGGGGAGCGATGCAACCGGATCTTCATTGTCGGCACGCTGACCGAGAAGCAGCGGCAGGGCGACCAGAATATTTTCTACCGCGGGAGAGTCGTAGACCCGACCGGGACCTTCTTTATCATGGCCGGCAGCTACCAGCCCGAGGCCATGCAGCAGCTGGCAAAGATCGAGACCCCGGCCTTTGTTGCAGTCATCGGCAAGCCGAGCCTGTATAAGAAGGACGAGGCCAGCGCACCCATGGTCTCGGTCAGGGTGGAGTCGATCAATGTCGTGGACAAGGAGACCCGGGATCTCTGGGTGCTCGACACGGCGGAACGCACGCTGGACCGGATCGAGGCTTTCGCCGCGGGTACTGCACCGGATGTTGTAAAGGCAAAGGAGCAGTATCCCACGATGGATCCGGTGACCTTCCGGAAGATCGCGTACGATGCGCTGGCCCAGATCAAGATCTAA
- a CDS encoding DUF1858 domain-containing protein → MAEINADSTIYDLLKAKPESTEALFKFGMGCVGCAIARGETIRQAAEAHGIPLPELLKALGISEN, encoded by the coding sequence ATGGCAGAAATTAATGCAGACAGCACAATCTATGATCTCTTAAAGGCAAAGCCCGAGTCCACCGAAGCGCTCTTCAAGTTCGGCATGGGCTGTGTCGGGTGTGCGATCGCCCGCGGCGAGACAATCCGCCAGGCAGCAGAGGCACACGGCATTCCGCTGCCCGAGCTCCTCAAGGCTCTCGGTATCAGCGAGAACTAA
- a CDS encoding PAS domain-containing protein → MMQDYQQELIAIKDLLKKNSNGMSVTDISKALKKNKNTVGRYLDILLISGQVDMRAYGMAKVYTISQRVPLSAMLSYSKELIMVLDNETRITDINDNFLKLLQLSREDTLGKNISFLQSPRVDVRELLDTITADMGDRETTVTFTIKDKGERIFHQKCVPTVFEDGRKGITLILEDITERILADREIRESEERFRMMADNIQDGLIIVEGEKTIYANNRIAEITGYSFGEMKAMGPLAIIAPESFEDATQQIRDIEAHPEKPGDLRMWIIRKDGERRFVYARISGAKHDDTYYNFIIFTDITKLKNQEARVSESEQRFRMMADNIQDGLIILENDKIVFSNRRIKEITGYSAEEMAEMGLHGTLLTDDMQAVFDSGIVPVTDKDRIEEIFRNVRPDSPAPGEFKIWVQRKDGNYRYLHGKITAAKHEAITSFYITISDITDFAEREKSLRERIDALQDLLH, encoded by the coding sequence ATGATGCAGGATTACCAGCAGGAACTCATCGCCATCAAGGATCTTCTTAAAAAAAATTCCAATGGGATGAGTGTAACCGACATCTCAAAAGCATTGAAGAAAAACAAGAACACGGTTGGGAGATATCTCGATATCCTGCTGATCTCCGGTCAGGTTGACATGCGGGCCTATGGTATGGCTAAAGTCTATACGATCTCCCAGAGGGTCCCGCTATCGGCCATGCTCAGTTATTCCAAAGAACTCATCATGGTACTGGACAACGAGACCCGGATCACTGACATCAATGACAATTTTCTAAAACTCCTGCAGCTCTCGCGTGAAGACACGCTTGGAAAAAATATTTCCTTCCTGCAGTCACCCAGGGTGGATGTCCGTGAGCTTCTCGATACAATTACCGCCGACATGGGAGATCGGGAGACCACGGTCACGTTCACCATCAAAGATAAGGGGGAGAGAATCTTCCACCAGAAATGTGTTCCCACGGTTTTTGAAGACGGGAGAAAGGGGATCACGCTGATTCTTGAAGATATTACTGAGCGCATTCTTGCTGACCGGGAAATTCGTGAAAGTGAGGAGCGGTTCCGGATGATGGCGGATAATATCCAGGATGGTCTCATCATCGTGGAAGGTGAGAAAACGATATATGCCAATAACCGGATTGCTGAAATCACCGGGTATTCCTTTGGGGAGATGAAGGCCATGGGGCCTCTTGCAATCATCGCCCCGGAGTCGTTCGAGGACGCAACGCAACAGATACGGGATATAGAAGCCCATCCTGAAAAACCCGGTGATCTCCGGATGTGGATAATCCGGAAAGATGGGGAGCGGAGATTTGTCTACGCCCGGATCAGCGGAGCAAAACACGATGATACTTACTATAATTTCATCATCTTTACCGATATCACAAAGTTAAAAAATCAGGAGGCGAGGGTGAGTGAGAGCGAACAGCGTTTCAGGATGATGGCTGATAACATCCAGGACGGCCTCATCATTTTAGAGAATGATAAAATTGTGTTCTCGAACCGCCGCATTAAGGAGATCACCGGTTATTCCGCTGAGGAGATGGCCGAGATGGGCCTTCACGGAACTCTCCTGACCGATGACATGCAGGCAGTATTTGATTCCGGGATTGTCCCGGTTACCGATAAGGATCGGATTGAGGAGATCTTCAGAAATGTCCGGCCAGACTCACCTGCCCCGGGGGAATTCAAGATCTGGGTGCAGAGAAAAGATGGCAATTACCGCTACCTCCATGGAAAAATTACCGCTGCAAAACACGAAGCTATCACCAGCTTCTACATCACCATATCCGATATTACCGATTTTGCCGAACGGGAAAAGAGCCTGCGCGAGCGTATTGACGCACTCCAGGATCTGCTCCACTGA
- a CDS encoding deoxyhypusine synthase: MAKQCDEPVTQIHLKPKMTVNELVMTMGKAGAYNGGSLSRAVDIYEQMLRDAGTTKFFGLAGAMVPAGMGGIVSDLIKAGHIDVLVSTGANLTHDIIEAIGCKHFHGTAFCNDIELRHDEINRIYDVYLPNEAFEHFEEYMQGVFGELEPGSTISISALLRHIGKTAKSGILHTAYHNNIPVYCPAVQDSMIGLQYWLFSQTNKVTVDAFADMPALMDRCFTAKKAGAMLVGGGVPKNFILQSMLMTPNGFSYAVQLTGDRPDLGGLSGATLDEARSWGKITEEAQAVTVYGDATITLPVMVAAVMERLHHD, from the coding sequence ATGGCAAAACAGTGCGATGAACCGGTCACCCAGATACACCTGAAACCGAAGATGACCGTCAATGAACTGGTCATGACAATGGGAAAGGCCGGGGCATACAATGGCGGATCGCTGTCCCGCGCCGTGGATATCTATGAGCAGATGCTGCGCGATGCCGGGACTACGAAGTTCTTCGGACTGGCAGGGGCGATGGTACCTGCAGGCATGGGCGGAATCGTATCCGATCTCATCAAAGCCGGGCATATCGATGTACTTGTCTCTACGGGCGCAAACCTTACTCACGATATCATCGAGGCGATCGGCTGCAAACATTTCCACGGCACCGCGTTCTGCAATGATATCGAACTCCGGCACGATGAGATCAACCGGATATACGATGTCTACCTCCCCAACGAGGCGTTCGAGCATTTCGAGGAGTACATGCAGGGCGTGTTTGGCGAACTCGAACCCGGCAGCACGATCTCTATCTCCGCTCTTCTCCGGCATATCGGGAAGACCGCAAAATCCGGTATCCTCCACACTGCGTATCACAATAATATACCGGTCTACTGCCCGGCCGTGCAGGATTCCATGATCGGTCTCCAGTACTGGCTCTTCTCCCAGACCAACAAAGTGACGGTCGATGCATTTGCCGATATGCCGGCACTTATGGATCGCTGCTTTACCGCAAAGAAAGCAGGCGCCATGCTGGTCGGAGGCGGGGTGCCGAAGAATTTTATCCTCCAGAGCATGCTCATGACCCCCAACGGGTTCTCCTACGCAGTCCAGCTGACCGGTGACCGCCCGGATCTCGGCGGGCTCTCGGGCGCAACCCTGGATGAGGCCCGTTCCTGGGGTAAGATCACCGAAGAGGCGCAGGCTGTAACCGTATACGGCGATGCCACGATCACGCTCCCTGTTATGGTGGCCGCAGTCATGGAGAGGCTCCACCATGACTGA
- a CDS encoding S-layer protein, whose protein sequence is MTYEGFSGSAGTAFIVLTLLMCSALMVAPVSAATKYLGGAPSFSAAVTGVNEFAPGEDATITILVKNSGLNTVKQLDRGTIDAEDLPNTAKFVTIGLVSTSDAVIVKTDPQMTGDISGNGNTVTVRFKAKISANATAGEYSLPLSIRYKYTRVIEQEAAEVFEFTYHDAEDILPVTIRIKPQVKIEVIEAVPEGLIAGSQGYIHLKIRNTGPENGEMAAVKLLRNGKSPVIPTESTLFIGSFPSGGIVECRYKVSVSGDATNQAYPIDIAVSYTNREGTIVTSPSETVGVTVNTKTAFTVISTVPEVPRGSSRTIEVEYRNDGVVTAYNAEARITAHNPVTITDNTAFLGDLEPGRTASATYEIQADESADPMVYTFDSKIRYRDTFGNSQESDTLPVHIEVTPITSGTSGIPGGLFPIAGMVIAGIMICIALHVYRMKKENR, encoded by the coding sequence ATGACTTACGAGGGTTTTTCCGGCTCTGCCGGAACCGCGTTCATAGTACTGACCCTGCTCATGTGCAGTGCCCTTATGGTGGCACCGGTCTCAGCGGCAACAAAGTACCTTGGGGGCGCTCCATCATTTTCTGCTGCGGTTACCGGGGTTAATGAGTTCGCACCGGGCGAGGATGCAACCATCACCATCCTGGTGAAAAACTCCGGCCTCAATACCGTAAAACAGCTGGACAGGGGAACGATAGATGCAGAGGATCTGCCGAACACGGCAAAATTCGTAACCATTGGGCTCGTATCAACCAGTGATGCGGTGATAGTCAAGACCGATCCGCAGATGACTGGCGACATTTCCGGTAACGGCAATACGGTGACCGTCCGGTTCAAAGCAAAAATCTCTGCAAATGCAACGGCCGGAGAATACTCCCTGCCCCTGTCCATCCGGTACAAGTACACACGGGTAATCGAGCAGGAAGCAGCAGAGGTTTTCGAGTTTACCTATCATGATGCTGAAGATATCCTTCCTGTCACTATACGGATCAAACCTCAGGTGAAAATCGAGGTTATCGAAGCAGTGCCGGAAGGGCTGATTGCGGGGTCGCAGGGTTATATTCACCTGAAGATCAGGAACACCGGCCCGGAAAACGGCGAGATGGCAGCAGTAAAGCTGCTCCGTAACGGCAAGAGCCCGGTAATTCCAACAGAGAGTACCCTGTTTATTGGAAGCTTTCCCAGCGGGGGCATTGTGGAATGCCGGTACAAAGTATCCGTCTCAGGAGATGCAACGAACCAGGCATACCCCATCGATATTGCCGTCTCTTACACGAACCGGGAAGGAACGATCGTGACCTCCCCTTCAGAAACCGTGGGAGTTACCGTTAATACCAAAACTGCATTTACAGTAATATCCACCGTACCTGAAGTGCCACGCGGCTCGAGCCGGACAATTGAGGTCGAGTACCGGAATGACGGTGTGGTAACAGCCTATAATGCAGAGGCGCGGATCACTGCTCACAACCCCGTAACCATTACTGATAATACTGCGTTCCTTGGGGATCTGGAACCCGGCAGGACTGCAAGCGCCACGTACGAGATACAGGCAGATGAATCCGCTGATCCTATGGTGTATACCTTTGACAGCAAAATCCGTTACCGCGATACCTTTGGCAACAGCCAGGAATCAGATACCCTGCCGGTACATATTGAAGTAACACCAATAACTTCCGGCACTTCCGGGATACCGGGAGGATTATTCCCCATTGCAGGAATGGTGATTGCGGGAATTATGATCTGCATCGCACTGCATGTCTACCGGATGAAAAAGGAGAACCGGTGA
- a CDS encoding PEGA domain-containing protein, with translation MKKTCAQLIILVVVAFILLPVCVNGQNVTNSTVIPTNTKTTLEPLVTTQVPAEKTTTIPVTNTTLVLSTNTTPQPGTTAEMISVKTAMTSVPAVSPATQMSTGNVSVASSPLGASILIDGVYYGTTLGNFTGIPAGNHIMRLTLSGYYDYEGTIYIVPGQVTHVFGTLPPLNGAVSQPVTLAPVITIIPAATTQPTQTASGGAFESPTVVAAVIGVITACIGAGVTLFTHISKVKKE, from the coding sequence ATGAAAAAAACCTGCGCGCAGCTCATAATTCTTGTTGTGGTTGCGTTCATTTTATTACCCGTTTGCGTTAATGGCCAGAATGTAACGAATTCTACCGTCATTCCTACAAATACGAAAACAACCCTGGAACCTCTGGTGACAACGCAGGTCCCCGCTGAAAAGACAACAACAATTCCGGTTACCAACACAACGCTGGTGCTATCGACAAACACCACTCCGCAGCCGGGTACTACTGCGGAGATGATATCCGTGAAGACAGCGATGACGTCTGTTCCCGCGGTATCTCCGGCTACACAGATGTCTACCGGTAATGTTTCGGTTGCATCATCTCCGCTTGGCGCCAGCATTCTCATTGACGGGGTGTACTATGGGACTACTCTGGGAAACTTTACCGGCATTCCCGCGGGAAACCATATAATGAGACTTACCCTGAGCGGGTACTATGATTACGAGGGCACCATCTATATCGTTCCCGGGCAGGTCACGCATGTGTTCGGAACACTCCCCCCTTTGAATGGAGCCGTTTCGCAGCCGGTAACCTTAGCCCCGGTAATCACAATCATTCCCGCTGCAACCACACAGCCCACGCAAACCGCATCGGGAGGAGCATTCGAGAGCCCGACGGTAGTTGCAGCGGTGATTGGGGTTATTACTGCCTGCATAGGTGCTGGCGTAACGCTCTTCACACACATCTCGAAAGTGAAAAAGGAATAA
- a CDS encoding nucleotide-binding protein, which produces MDFSEAADRISRKFLKSGQTVDPKKIEGKLRRLIEEFGVQPSEAERSVTNELNKEFNIPATGAGGSAGSGGAGSGGTAEKKIADAAPGEWVTIEGKIVALAAPASPAIAQGGVIADDSGAIRFVAWAKANAPAMALGSWYRIESAVVDEFKGIASLKIHSGTTIKDIEEDRALMPTTVPISELHPGIGSIRAKVVQEWDASHERMLQSGLLGDETGTIKFVIWKEPGKESLTPGSVYNIFYAQVDEYNGRLSLNLNTAMIMQEEGDIAVSGGEAAVSGAIVHVAPGSGIIKRCPVEGCNRALSRQNYCPVHEIQPKFTYDLRIKGWLDNGEKTHSILLQRDVVESLTGISLDAAKEIAENNPLGMDEVFLQMRDKVLGRYITCHGREIENRVLVNKCEPVTFETGKHAALLNRAGGAS; this is translated from the coding sequence ATGGATTTTTCCGAAGCAGCAGACAGAATCTCCCGTAAGTTCTTAAAAAGCGGACAGACCGTTGATCCCAAAAAGATTGAAGGCAAACTCCGCAGACTAATCGAGGAGTTCGGCGTCCAGCCGTCAGAAGCAGAGCGCAGCGTGACCAATGAACTCAACAAGGAGTTCAATATCCCCGCGACGGGGGCCGGCGGCAGCGCTGGCAGTGGCGGCGCAGGCAGCGGTGGGACAGCAGAGAAGAAGATCGCAGATGCGGCACCCGGCGAGTGGGTTACGATCGAAGGCAAGATCGTGGCACTCGCAGCTCCCGCATCACCCGCGATTGCGCAGGGCGGCGTTATTGCCGATGATTCCGGCGCCATCCGTTTTGTTGCCTGGGCAAAGGCAAACGCACCGGCCATGGCACTGGGCTCCTGGTACCGGATCGAGTCCGCGGTAGTGGATGAATTCAAGGGTATCGCGAGCCTGAAGATTCATTCCGGCACCACGATCAAGGATATCGAAGAGGATCGGGCACTCATGCCCACGACGGTCCCGATCAGCGAACTGCACCCGGGTATCGGCAGTATCCGGGCAAAGGTGGTCCAGGAATGGGACGCCTCACATGAACGGATGCTCCAGTCCGGCCTTTTAGGTGACGAAACCGGCACGATCAAGTTCGTGATCTGGAAAGAGCCGGGCAAGGAGAGCCTGACACCGGGTTCGGTGTATAATATCTTTTATGCACAGGTGGACGAGTACAATGGCCGGCTCTCGCTGAACCTCAATACGGCGATGATCATGCAGGAGGAAGGCGATATTGCGGTGAGCGGGGGGGAAGCGGCAGTCAGCGGTGCTATCGTTCATGTCGCACCCGGTTCCGGTATTATCAAGCGCTGCCCGGTAGAGGGATGCAACCGTGCCCTCTCGCGCCAGAACTACTGCCCCGTGCACGAGATCCAGCCGAAGTTCACCTATGATCTGCGGATCAAGGGATGGCTGGACAATGGCGAGAAGACGCACAGCATCCTGCTCCAGCGCGATGTCGTGGAGTCGCTCACCGGTATATCACTCGACGCGGCAAAGGAGATCGCCGAGAACAACCCGCTGGGAATGGACGAAGTCTTCCTCCAGATGCGGGACAAGGTCCTTGGCCGCTATATCACCTGCCACGGGCGCGAGATCGAGAACCGCGTGCTCGTCAACAAATGCGAGCCGGTAACGTTTGAGACCGGAAAACATGCTGCGCTTCTCAACCGGGCCGGGGGTGCATCATGA